A window of [Clostridium] innocuum genomic DNA:
GTCACAGTCTTTATTCCTGGGTGGCAGAAGAAGCACCTTGGGTTCCTCTTTGGGTGCAGAAACAGGCGGCGGACTCCAGCTTGCGGTAATACCTGCCAGAGCTTCCACGGCTTCTACAAAGCTGTATTCCTTGACTTTGATCAGATAGTCGAGAGCTGAAACACCGCCAAAACCTCTTGACCACCAGTACCATTTACCATTGGAAATCTTCAGACTGTCGTGTTCTCTGGTACAGTAAACATTCCTCGCCACATGCTTCAGATTGTCTGGTTCATACCTCTGCAAGTAGGAAAGCAAGTCCATCTGCCGTGCCTGCTCGATCACGGCAGGGTCAAGCTGTACATAGGGTCTGTTACTTCTCATTCAATACAATCACCTCCTGAAATAGAAAAAGCCGAGGGATTTTCGTAATGAAAACCTCTCGGCTATGTAAGACGATATGCTATTGTTGTTGTAAGTTTTTTATTTTTTGTAACGCTGCATTTACTCCACCTAAAGTTTGTTTAACCTCTGGAGTAACATTACACCTAAACAAACCATTAACTACTGATAAAAACTCCATATTTATTCCTAAATGGTCATATCCTTCGTTAATGATGTCATTAAGTCTCTCAAGTACATACTCCCAAAATTCTTTACATAGAAACTCATTCCTTAATTCTAATAAATCTTCTTTATCATCTATTTGTTCATATATTTTTTCGTAGTATGGATTTACTAACCAGTATGATACTTGAATGGGTCTATATGTATCAAGAGTATCATAGTCTGCAACTGTTTTATTTCCAATCATATCGTTAAATAATGCTCCAAAACACTTATGCTCATTTGGTGTGTGTATGATTCGTTCATAGTGTTTTTTATATCCATGAATAAAACGATACATTTTTTCCGTTTCGCTTTTACGGGACAACATATGCACCAACATTGCCATATCCAATATCAGTTCTTTTGCAAAAATCTCATCTTGAGTCTGTCGTTCGTGATTTCCTTTATATCTTCCGTGAGCAACTCTATTACGAATCATATTGTTAAAATAATACATAAAATATTCAATTGCTTCTGGATACATATCGCTCTTAACTTCTTGCAGATGCCTGATTTTATCTTTCAATACTGCATTAGGGTAAATATCCATTTTAGAAAAGCGCAAAAATGTTGTTGTATCATGTAAATAATCCGCAAACACACCTTCTATTTGTATGGGTAAAATGTTATTTAAAACTTCGTATTCGCCGCGTTCATATAATTCTACTGATTTTAGCAAAATATTCTTTCTTCCTCGAAGGCATACACTTGACTGCAGCATATCTTTTAGTTCTTCTAATAGTTTATAGTCACAAATCAACTTATCTAAATCCATATTATAGCTCTCAAGATCACTGTTTTTGTGTGCATGTAAATCATCTATTTTGGGGATTTGCTCTATATATTCTGTATATTCTTCTATAGCTTCACTACTTGATTTTGTATAACAGGAATGGTGATATTGTTTTCGTGCTTTCTCTATAATAAAGTATATTTTAACTTTGAAAAATAGCGCATACGGTCTGTCTAAATCATCATCTGCTATATCTACATAATCTCGATATGGCGAAAACAAAAATTTTGCATCATAAGTGCCTTCTTTGCTTAATTTCAATGTTTCCTGTTGTTTAGCCATTTCAACACTTTGAGCATCTTGCATATCACAAAAATCCGACAATTTTGAAGATACATAATCTATGATAAACATTAGCATTTCTTTTCGAGTTCTCAAAGAATTACACTTTAAATAAAGCTCATATAGTTTTTGTTCATCAGTAGAAATATCTCTCATTAATGAATAGCTTGGTTTTGAGTTTTTTATTTTATCAGAATCTGCTTTCGTTTGATTAAGTTCTGCATCTATTCTGTTCACTTCAGCACGGTATTTTTGTATTATTACACTATACTTCTGGACAAATATTTCATCATATTCTTTTGTAACATCCGTCCATACTTCAAATGGCAATCTTTTCAGGTGAAGTATTTTGCACAATGCCATGTAATAATCCTCCTGCATTGTACATTCTATATCACTTGGCTTTATAGCTCTTATTACTGCGTTTAATAAATCAGTATCTGCATTTTCAACCTCATTGAGTACATGACTATAATATAGTTCTCCCAATTCCTTCATTGATGTCCTTGTAAAAATTTGAGTATCCATCCAATCGTCTAATTCTGTAGTTATATATAGAAAAATATTTTCACATATTTTTTGCTTTTCATCAGAAGTCATATTAAAAATCCCCCTACTGCTTTTTTGTAATCATACCACATATCAAGCAATTTTTCACTCTTGTAGCTATGTAAAAGCGGCATCAGCTATACGCCAATGCCGCCTTTGTCGGTTATAAAATTCCTGCTTTTTTCAGATACCCAACGCCATCATAACAGCCACGGAAGTAAACCGTCTGCATTTCAATATCTGTAAGATTGTTTCTAAGCTCCATAACCTTGATCAGAGCCGCACATTCCTGCTGGGATAATTCCGCTGCTTTTTCGGTATCAACAGCCTCCAGCACTTTGGGATATTGTTGAAATATCGCTTCCATCTGTTCCTGAATGGCACGGTAGTCCTCATTGCTTTCCGGCAGTTTTGCAATCACGGAGCTTAGATATTCACGAAAGATATTGCTGTGGGCATCTACAAAGGTTTCAAATCTGAACTCGTCAGACACCGCTCTCACCTCCGATAGTTTCAATTCTACACTTATTATACTGCCCATATTTCTGCAATACAAATGTGCAAAAAGGGAATTTATCGCTCCCGGCCTACGCATTTTCTTTCAGGCGCTTCCTCACTTTGCTCCGGCTCTGCGTCAAGCACAGCGGGATCTTTCTGGTCTAAATTCAGCTCGATGTTGAGGGCATTGAGCCGTTCTGATTTCTCTTTCAGTTCATCTTCAAAGGCAAACGGCTTTTCCACCTCAATCTTAGCGATTTCAAGCTGTTCTATCGTTTCTGCTTTTTTGGTTTTTGCGGCTTCCAGTTTTGCAGGGATTTTCGCAAGCTCATTTTCAATTCGGGTCAGATTACCCAGCGGATCAGTACCTAAATCCACCTTGTGCTTTGCCTTCCCGCAAAGATATAAACAGTAATGGGCATTGAAGGTATCATAGAAAACTTCCAGTTTGAACCCACGATAGCTGCCGATTTCCGCAGGCTCAGCCATCGGATATTCTTTACAGACCGCAAGAAGCATCTCGCCTGCAGCTGCTTTTTCCGTATAAGTGATCCCTTTTAAGGTCATCGGACAGAACTTTTCTTCACCCTGTGGCTGATGCTGCCGGGCAAGGGAAGCATCGGCTTCATAGCAGACAATCCGCTGCTCACACTCCTTAATGGTCTGCGGGAAGTATTTGAGTATCCTGTCCTCAAGGTCGTAATGCTCGGATAGATAGCTTTGTTTCAGCACTTTGAGCTTGGAAACCTGAATGTCTAAGTCCATTTTTTCTTTGAAACGCTCGTCCCCTGTGGCAAGCATTTTGACTTCTGCAAAGGAAAGGGCCACTTCATCCACATCTTCCGCAGAGCGAACAGGACTTTTGCTGGTCATGATCTGGGAGATAAATTTCTGCTTCGATTCCACCAGCTGATAGAGATAGGCATCAAAGGTCTGCTCCGTCACATAACGGTAAACCTGAACTTCCGGGAACATGTTTCCCTGGCGCTCAATACGTCCCTGGCGCTGTTCCAGATCGGATGGACGCCACGGGCAATCCAGATTATGAATGGCAATGAGTCTGTCCTGTACGTTGGTACCTGCACCCATCTTAGGGGTTGAACCCAGCAGCACACGGACTTCGCCGCTTCTGACCTTTGCAAACAGTTCCTTTTTCTGTGCATCACTGGTGGCTTCATGGATAAACCGTATCTGTTCGGCAGGGATGCCACGGGCAATCAGCTTTTCCCGGATGTCATCGTAGACATTAAAAGTCCCGTCATTTTTCGGGGTAGACAGGTCACAGAACACCAGCTGGGTTGCTTTCGTATCCGCATATTCTTCCCAGATACGGTACACGTTGTCCACACAGGCATTCACCTTGCTGTTGGGATCATCCGGCAGCATGGGATCAATCATTCTCTGGTCAAGGGCAAGTTTTCGCCCATCGTTGGTAATCTTGAGCATGTTGTCAACATTCGGCTCCACAAGCCTTGCACGGACTTTTTCTGCTCGTTTGGCAAGGGAAGCGACCAGTTCCGTCTGGATTTCACTTGGCTTGGTCTTGATGTTGTGGTACTTGACCGCCGGAACAGGGAGCTTCAGCATATCGGCGGTCTGAATATCCGCCACCTCCCGGAACATCAGCATCAGCTCCGGCAGGTTGAAAAACTTGGCAAAGCGGGTTTTCGCCCGGTAATTGGTTCCCTCCGGAGCCAGCTCCAAAGCGGTGACTGTCTCACCAAAGGTGGATGCCCAGCTGTCAAAATGCTGCAATCCATTCCGTAAAAGCGCATCATACTGCAAGTAGCGCTGTACCGAATACAGCTCGACCATGGAGTTGCTGATCGGGGTTCCCGTGGCAAAGATCGTTCCCCGGTTGCCTGTGATTTCATCCAGATAGCGGCACTTCATAAAAAGGTCGCTGGATTTCTGGGCTTCCGTCTGGGCGATTCCGCCTACATTTCGCATCTTGGTATAAAGATACAGGTTCTTATAAAAATGGCTCTCATCAATAAAGAGCCTGTCGATGCCGAGCTGTTCAAAATCAATGACGGTATCCTTTCGCTTGATGTCATTGAGCTTATCCAGTTTTGTCTGAATCGCCTTTCTGGTTTTCATCAGCTGCTTGACCGTGAACTGTTCGCCTTTGCTTGCCTTCACATCATCAATTCCACGCTCAATGTCATCGATCTGACGTTGAAGCTGTTCTCTCTGACGCTCAATGCTCATTGGGATTTTCTCAAACTGGCTATGCCCGATAATGACCGCATCGTAATCGCCGGTGGCAATGCGGGAACAGAACTTTTTCCGGTTGCCCGTCTCAAAGTCCTGCCTGCGGGTTACAAGGATATTGGCACTTGGGTACAGCCTGAGATACTCGGAAGCCCATTGCCCCACAAGATGATTGGGAACAACGAACATCGACTTATTGCATAATCCAAGGCGCTTGCTTTCCTGTGCCGCAGCAACCATTTCAAAGGTCTTTCCTGCGCCCACCTTGTGGGCAAGAAGTGTGTTGCCGCCATACAGGATATGGGCAATGGCATTGACCTGATGGGGCCGGAGTGTGATCTCCGGGCTGATACCGCCAAATACAATATGGCTTCCGTCATACTCACGGGGACGGACGGAATTGAACGTGTCGTTGTAATACCGCACCAGTCGGCTCCTTCGTGCCGGATCTTTCCAGATCCAATCCTGAAATGCCTGTTTGATAGCTTCCTGCTTTGCCTGCGCTGCCGTGGTTTCTTTGGCATTGAATACGGCTCTTTTATTGCCGTTTTCATCATACACATAATCAAAAATACGGGTATCACGCAGGTTTAAGGTGTCCTCAATAATACGATAGGCGGAAGCCCTTTTTGTACCATAGGTGCTGTCCGCCTTGACATTTCCGAAATCGGAACTCTTATTTTCAATAAACCAGTCGCCATTCATTGGAGTATAGCGCACTCGGATTCTTCCTGCTGCATAGCTGGAAGGGGTAAGAAGCTCCATGACAAACCGCTGAATATCCTCCTGCGGTATCCAGGTGGTACCCAGACGGACGGAGATTTCTGCCGCTGACAGGTCTTTGGGGATCACCTGCTTTAAGGCTTCTACATTGATTTCATACGCCGGATCTTCCTTTGCCGCAGCCTGTGCGCTTAGAAGTTTTGTCCGCACATTGCCGGACAGATATTCGTCAGCAGTCACATATTTTGCCGGTTCCGAAGCAGGGATACGAAAGATCACGCCCTGCAATTCCTGTACCAGTTCCTCCTGTGGTTTGCCTGTAAGCTGCTCCATATAAGGCAGGTCAACAAGCGCTTTTTCCCCAATCGAAAGGGCAAGGGCTTCACTGGCCGTTTCCACAGAAGTAACTTCTCGGTGGGGCTTGATCGTCCGCTTCGTAAACATATCTGCTTTTCGTTTGAAATTACCCTCATCATCCAGCACTTCCAAAGAGCATAACAGGAAGTAGCTCTCATCCGATGCAAAGGCCAGATAGTTGCCACGGCTGTTGATCAGCCCGTATTTTTTGGAAAACGCATCATACAGCCGGTTCAGGTTTTCCTGTTCGGTGCGTATCATTTCTTCTGGATAATCCTCCGTCTGATACTCGATGAGCTTTCTGACACAGTCACGGATCTGGATCAATCCCTTGATGCGGCTCTCTGCGGTCATAGATACTGTGGCCGGTGTCATGCGGTCATTTTCCCGGAAGTAGACTTTTCCATCCACCATGGTAAAGGAAAAATTGCGCACATTCGGGTCGGCAGGAACAGAAGCGTCCGGCTCATCCGAGATTTCATCGATCCCTTTTTCATACTCCGGGATTTCTCCCTGAATGTTCTGGACAGCTTTGCTTAACAGGTCTGCAAGTGGAATATCTTTGTATGCCTTGCAGACAGAGTCAAAACCAAAACGGGTACTTTCCATTTTCATTTCGCCCAGGATCATTTCCGGGTGCTGTACAAAATAGCTGTTCATGGTGATCCCGTTCTCATCGGTATCCAGGTGTACCCAATCCGGTTCCACATCTGCAATGCGGTCACGCTTTTGCAAAAAGAGGATGTCACTGGTGACCTCTGTCCCTGCATTGGCTCGGAACGTATTATCTGGCAGGCGGATGGCTCCTAAAAGTTCTGCCCTCTGTGCGATATATTTCCGCACCTCCGGGCTTGTTTTATCCATCGTTCCCTTGGAAGTGATAAAGGCCACTACGCCGCCGCTGCGGACTTTATCCAATGCTTTCGCAAAGAAATAATCGTGGATCAGGAATTTCTGGGCGTTGTAACGGCTGTCATTGACCTTAAAATCGCCAAACGGTACATTGCCGACAACGATGTCAAAATGGTCATCGGGAAGTTTTGTCTGCTCAAATCCCTCAATGGCAATGCTGGCTTTCTGGTAAAGCTGCTTTGCAATTCTTCCTGTAAGAGAGTCGATTTCTACACCGTGAAGCGTTGAGCCTGCCATACGATCCGGGAGCAGACCAAAGAAATTGCCGGTTCCGCAGGACGGCTCCAGAATCGTACCACCGGAAAATCCCATATGGTCAAGGGATTCGTACATGGCTTTGATGACAACCGGCGGGGTATAGAACGCTGTCAGAGTGGACTCCATGGCTGCCCGGTATTCTTCCGGGGAGAGGCTGGCGTTCAGCTCCTTAAATTCTTCTGCCCAGGCCGCATTGTTCTCGTCAAAGGCCATGGATAGACCGCCCCAGCCAACATAACGGGCAAGAACTTCCTGTTCTTCGGGGGTAGCAAGACGATGTTCCAATTCCAGCTCATGGAGCAGCTGGATGGCTGCCATGTTGTTTCTGAATTTTTCTTTTGCACCACCGACACCTAAAGTATCTTCTGTAATCCGATAATTGTGCCGGTCAGAAGAAGGAACAACTGCTTTTTCTGTCTTTTCTTCGGTCTGTGATTCAAGCGGTTTCAATCGTTCAACCTGATCTTCTGCCTTTGCTACTAAGTCTCCAAATTCCAGATCAGAAAGACAGCGTTCAATCATATCCGAAAGACCGTTGAACCTTTCTCGATGAGTCAGGCTGCTGTCGATATAAATATCCAGTGTACAATCCACCAGATCCGCATTGATCTGAAGATCATGCTCCTCATTCTCGGAAGTAGTATAGGCAAGCCCTACGCTGTGCAAATCCTCATAATCTGCCCCTAATTCGCTGTCGTATTCTTCATGGATAAATTTATCGATCAGGGCTTTTGCCTGTTCCAGTAGTTCCTCCTGTGGCTGTTGCTGTTCCAAAATCCTGCGGATATAACTGATCTTTTCCACACGATTGATCGGGAAACCAACATGGTTCTGGAACGTGATGTCACGCATAGACACATCACCGCTGATTTCTCCTACACTTTCAATCCGGTATCTTCGGTTGTCGATCACGATTTCCTTACCGATCAGGTCGGAAGAATCCTGTGAAACTCCATCTTGTTCTTTTTCTTCCTGCCCGGCAGTGGGCTGCAATTCAGCAATGAGCTGTCTGCAGATCTCTTTTTGTTCTTCATCCTCCAATTCTTCCTGCCACTGCGTCAGCTGTTCCACATAACTTTGCACATGCGCCGGATCAGCTAAATCTGCCTCGATTTTCTGAATGGCATCCTCTTTGGTTTCTCCAACTTCCAAGGTGTCCTGATACTCATATGGATCAACTTCCTCAATGAAGTCCACCAAACGCCCGGCAAGGCTTGTATTCTTATTCTCCGGGACACGGAACCAGTCATTTTCGGTTGCCATGATTTCCGCAAAGAGCTTCTCGTCCTCTGGCGTCAGAGTCTTATGCTGTTCCAGATAGGGAAGGAATACATCTCGTCCCCATTGCAGGCTCTCTATTTTCTCACGATAGAAATCCTCGCCCTGTTTCTTCCATTCGGGAATAAATGGGCAGTTGGGGGAGAGGGAGTATTCATAGAAGTTTTTGATATGGGCAATCAGATCGCCCTCGCCATCTCCAATGTCAAAGCGTCCCTCATAGTGAAAATCTTCGCCGCCGATAGTGGCCGTAATCTCAAAATCAGTCTTGTGATACCATCCAACATGATTTTCTTCCACCTGTCTTTCCCGGTGCTGCTTCTCGTCCAAAACACCCAGAAGATAATTGCCAAGGGCAAAGCTCAAATTGGTATAGCGATCCTTCAGTTCCCGGTCATAAAAGGCGGGATGTTCCGAAAAGCCGATAGAAAATACCAGACGGTCAGGCTTTGTTTCGGCAGGTGTTTCCTTGCCCTGCATTTCTGTGATGATGACCTTCAGGTGGTCATTGGCAGGATTTTCACGGAGCTTTTCTTCAAAATCCGTCCGGCTCATTTCTTTTCCAAACAGGGGAAATTCAGGATTTTGAAGGGATACAGCAGTTTCATCAAAGGCAGATACTTCATATTTATCTGCTCCCAGATACACCGTATCTCCCTCGTGATAGAGGTAGCGGACAGGGTGAAGCTCCAGAAGTTCCTGGGAAAAGCGCCATGCATTGCTCCGGCTGTAAACGCTGACGGTCTGCCTCTGCACTTTCGTCAGAAAATCAAGCATCTGCTGGACAGTGGCAGGCTCTGAAAGAAGCTGCTCCATCTGTTCGGCAGGAACATCGGAAAGGTCGGTACGATCCACCTCTTTGAGCAGATCTTTTTCGTAATGATCCAGATCACGGATAAAATCAGACAGCCGCAAAGAAAGGGTATCTCTCTTATCCGCAGGCGGAAGGTCACGGTGGGCATCAATAAAACGCTGCCTTGCCATTTTCCGCTGTGCATCAATTTCATACTGGGGAGCTTCCACACTTTCCAGAAATTCAGGATAGTGGTCTTTTTCCTTGGCATTGAAATAGCGGTCATTTTGAATCAGTTCCCTGATCCGTTTTTCTACTTTTGACCACGAAAGTACAAGGTCGGGCTTTGTATAGGAACCATGCTTTTCAATTCCGATCCCTTTACTGTCATGCCATGTCCCGCCCTGTGTCCCATCGGGATAACTGTGCGTACCGCCGCCGGTGCCGTACTCATTTTTAAGAAAGGCAATGTTGGCTTTCTTATCCTCATGCTTCTGAAATTGACGGTAGATACGGTACTTTCCATTTTCAAAGCCGCTTCCTCTTACCAGGACAGAGTCAATATCTTCCTGTGAAACAGAAAAAGCAGAGGATTTTTCGTCCTCTGCTTCTGCAATCTGTTCGATTTGTTCCTCTACGGTAGGAAGATTGGCTGTGACTTCTTCTTCATTGGCTGTGCTTAACGGTAGATCAGTTCGTTCAGGATCAGTTCCTCCGCCTGGCTGCGAATGTTGTTCATCATTCCCACCCACTGCATCTGTGCTTTCTCTTTCAGTTCCTCCGTCACGCCCTGCTCGGCTGACAGCTGCTTCGTCAGAAGTTCCAGCCTCTGGAGCGCTGCCTGTTCCGTCTGGTACAGATGCTCGTTCAACCTGCCCTGTGTCAGAAGGTTCAGATAGGTCACTCTCTTGTGCTGTTCCAGATAATCCCGGTGCATCAATGCGTATCTGCCAAGCGGAAGTTCTGGCTCTGTCGGTAATGTCAGGTCGGGAATAAGATAATCCCCCTGACGGGTATATGTGATGTTCTCCATGATGATCGCTCCTTTCGGGTTGTTTTGTGCTTCTATCATACGAAGATTGTATTTCCTGCGCAAAGGTGCGGGATTGTGTTTTTTCTGCCACCTGCACATCCCGGATCGTTTGTGAGATTTCCCGGAGTGCCATTTCCGCAATGTCACTTGTTGCAATACCAAGGGCATTTATGGTGGCAGGGGTATTAAAATTCACAATGTCCTGAAAATCCTCTCGGTCAAAGTATTCGCCCGTATCCAGACCACAGCGACTGATCAGCATAAATGCCACGCTGTTTACAGCCAGCCGCTGGTACATGACCTCAATGTTCAAATCGTCCAGTTCCTCTAAGAAACTGTCCGCCGTCACATCTTTAAGCTGTGCAAGATAGTCCTGCAGATGATCTTCTACGGCATTTTTCGCTGTTTCCATCAGGGCAGAAGCAAGATCGGTGCTTTCCAGTTCTCCAAACCTGTCAGAAAGCCGTTCCATCACAGGCTGCTCGTATCGGGTTTCCATCTGCCATATCGGAACAGGACGGCTGCCGTAATAACCTTCGTGTGTGTCTGACACATCAAAGTAATATTTCAGGGTATTCCTGCGGCCTTTGGGGTCAAATACCGCAATCCCTTTGCTGTCTTTATTTACCCAGCGCCGGAACTGTTTGTTCCAGGTTTCAATCTGTGCCACGGCAACTGCATCCGGGCGCTGGGCAAAGATTAAGAGCTGTTCGTCAAAGCGGCATTTGTAATTCCGGCAGGCAGCGGCAAGAAAGTTCTGCCATGTCTGCGGGTTCTTGGCTACCGAAATTTCTGTGCGCCGATACAGCTCGGTAATCAGCTGATACTTTGCAGCCATTTCATTTCCACCTCCTTATTGATTTTCAGGATTATTCCTTGTCCTCTCCGTCAAAAAGGAAATCACCCTGTTTGCTTTTATGCTTTTCTGCAATTCATTGATGAGCGCAATGTCCGCCACGGTAATGCCCTGGATAGAAAGAATATCGTCCATTGTCATGGCGGAGATTGCTTTTTCATCGGTAAAACCAGCGTCCAGAATCTTATTGATGACTTTGACTGCTTTCTGGTTGATCGCCATTATCTATCCTCCTTATCGTTCCATTTCTTTCTGTTTTGCAGCTTTTACAGGCTGCGCTTTCTG
This region includes:
- a CDS encoding DEAD/DEAH box helicase family protein gives rise to the protein MAAKYQLITELYRRTEISVAKNPQTWQNFLAAACRNYKCRFDEQLLIFAQRPDAVAVAQIETWNKQFRRWVNKDSKGIAVFDPKGRRNTLKYYFDVSDTHEGYYGSRPVPIWQMETRYEQPVMERLSDRFGELESTDLASALMETAKNAVEDHLQDYLAQLKDVTADSFLEELDDLNIEVMYQRLAVNSVAFMLISRCGLDTGEYFDREDFQDIVNFNTPATINALGIATSDIAEMALREISQTIRDVQVAEKTQSRTFAQEIQSSYDRSTKQPERSDHHGEHHIYPSGGLSYSRPDITDRARTSAWQIRIDAPGLSGTAQESDLSEPSDTGQVERASVPDGTGSAPEAGTSDEAAVSRAGRDGGTERESTDAVGGNDEQHSQPGGGTDPERTDLPLSTANEEEVTANLPTVEEQIEQIAEAEDEKSSAFSVSQEDIDSVLVRGSGFENGKYRIYRQFQKHEDKKANIAFLKNEYGTGGGTHSYPDGTQGGTWHDSKGIGIEKHGSYTKPDLVLSWSKVEKRIRELIQNDRYFNAKEKDHYPEFLESVEAPQYEIDAQRKMARQRFIDAHRDLPPADKRDTLSLRLSDFIRDLDHYEKDLLKEVDRTDLSDVPAEQMEQLLSEPATVQQMLDFLTKVQRQTVSVYSRSNAWRFSQELLELHPVRYLYHEGDTVYLGADKYEVSAFDETAVSLQNPEFPLFGKEMSRTDFEEKLRENPANDHLKVIITEMQGKETPAETKPDRLVFSIGFSEHPAFYDRELKDRYTNLSFALGNYLLGVLDEKQHRERQVEENHVGWYHKTDFEITATIGGEDFHYEGRFDIGDGEGDLIAHIKNFYEYSLSPNCPFIPEWKKQGEDFYREKIESLQWGRDVFLPYLEQHKTLTPEDEKLFAEIMATENDWFRVPENKNTSLAGRLVDFIEEVDPYEYQDTLEVGETKEDAIQKIEADLADPAHVQSYVEQLTQWQEELEDEEQKEICRQLIAELQPTAGQEEKEQDGVSQDSSDLIGKEIVIDNRRYRIESVGEISGDVSMRDITFQNHVGFPINRVEKISYIRRILEQQQPQEELLEQAKALIDKFIHEEYDSELGADYEDLHSVGLAYTTSENEEHDLQINADLVDCTLDIYIDSSLTHRERFNGLSDMIERCLSDLEFGDLVAKAEDQVERLKPLESQTEEKTEKAVVPSSDRHNYRITEDTLGVGGAKEKFRNNMAAIQLLHELELEHRLATPEEQEVLARYVGWGGLSMAFDENNAAWAEEFKELNASLSPEEYRAAMESTLTAFYTPPVVIKAMYESLDHMGFSGGTILEPSCGTGNFFGLLPDRMAGSTLHGVEIDSLTGRIAKQLYQKASIAIEGFEQTKLPDDHFDIVVGNVPFGDFKVNDSRYNAQKFLIHDYFFAKALDKVRSGGVVAFITSKGTMDKTSPEVRKYIAQRAELLGAIRLPDNTFRANAGTEVTSDILFLQKRDRIADVEPDWVHLDTDENGITMNSYFVQHPEMILGEMKMESTRFGFDSVCKAYKDIPLADLLSKAVQNIQGEIPEYEKGIDEISDEPDASVPADPNVRNFSFTMVDGKVYFRENDRMTPATVSMTAESRIKGLIQIRDCVRKLIEYQTEDYPEEMIRTEQENLNRLYDAFSKKYGLINSRGNYLAFASDESYFLLCSLEVLDDEGNFKRKADMFTKRTIKPHREVTSVETASEALALSIGEKALVDLPYMEQLTGKPQEELVQELQGVIFRIPASEPAKYVTADEYLSGNVRTKLLSAQAAAKEDPAYEINVEALKQVIPKDLSAAEISVRLGTTWIPQEDIQRFVMELLTPSSYAAGRIRVRYTPMNGDWFIENKSSDFGNVKADSTYGTKRASAYRIIEDTLNLRDTRIFDYVYDENGNKRAVFNAKETTAAQAKQEAIKQAFQDWIWKDPARRSRLVRYYNDTFNSVRPREYDGSHIVFGGISPEITLRPHQVNAIAHILYGGNTLLAHKVGAGKTFEMVAAAQESKRLGLCNKSMFVVPNHLVGQWASEYLRLYPSANILVTRRQDFETGNRKKFCSRIATGDYDAVIIGHSQFEKIPMSIERQREQLQRQIDDIERGIDDVKASKGEQFTVKQLMKTRKAIQTKLDKLNDIKRKDTVIDFEQLGIDRLFIDESHFYKNLYLYTKMRNVGGIAQTEAQKSSDLFMKCRYLDEITGNRGTIFATGTPISNSMVELYSVQRYLQYDALLRNGLQHFDSWASTFGETVTALELAPEGTNYRAKTRFAKFFNLPELMLMFREVADIQTADMLKLPVPAVKYHNIKTKPSEIQTELVASLAKRAEKVRARLVEPNVDNMLKITNDGRKLALDQRMIDPMLPDDPNSKVNACVDNVYRIWEEYADTKATQLVFCDLSTPKNDGTFNVYDDIREKLIARGIPAEQIRFIHEATSDAQKKELFAKVRSGEVRVLLGSTPKMGAGTNVQDRLIAIHNLDCPWRPSDLEQRQGRIERQGNMFPEVQVYRYVTEQTFDAYLYQLVESKQKFISQIMTSKSPVRSAEDVDEVALSFAEVKMLATGDERFKEKMDLDIQVSKLKVLKQSYLSEHYDLEDRILKYFPQTIKECEQRIVCYEADASLARQHQPQGEEKFCPMTLKGITYTEKAAAGEMLLAVCKEYPMAEPAEIGSYRGFKLEVFYDTFNAHYCLYLCGKAKHKVDLGTDPLGNLTRIENELAKIPAKLEAAKTKKAETIEQLEIAKIEVEKPFAFEDELKEKSERLNALNIELNLDQKDPAVLDAEPEQSEEAPERKCVGRER